A genomic window from Thunnus maccoyii chromosome 2, fThuMac1.1, whole genome shotgun sequence includes:
- the spock3 gene encoding testican-3 — MLSVALLCVCAVAFGHVSARSDSGNFLDDKWLAGRWDKFRDEPRTWTPSKPFDQVLDPAKDPCQKIKCSRHKVCVAEDYQTATCVSQRRVSFKDANLYQSPGSKCKPCPVVHPSPVCGTDGHTYSTKCKLDYQACITGKKIAVKCPGMCPCPSQSEESSAEKKVCSESDLKEVVSRLRDWFRALHENGNHKRVKIQKPEKNKFEVGASPICKDPLGWMFSRLDTNFDLQLDQSEIKSLYVDRNEPCSDAFFKSCDTHADKVITSSEWCTCFQRYTDSPCKAELSSINKKQAGKKLLGQYLPSCDEEGYYRSHQCHSSSGQCWCVDRYGNEVAGSRTHGPADCGVILESSGDLGSGDSMFTDDDEDSFVLNDQAGMDDEDDEDEDDDDDNDEYLS, encoded by the exons ATGCTGAGCGTCgccttgctgtgtgtgtgcgccgtCGCCTTCGGACACGTCTCCGCTCGCTCCGACAGCGGCAATTTTTTGGATGATAAGTGGCTTGCTGGAAGATGGGATAAATTCAGAGAT GAGCCTCGAACATGGACTCCATCCAAGCCCTTCGATCAAG tcctTGATCCTGCCAAAGACCCTTGTCAGAAGATCAAATGCAGTCGCCACAAGGTGTGCGTGGCTGAGGATTATCAGACTGCCACTTGTGTCAGCCAGAGGAGAGTTAG TTTTAAAGATGCCAATTTGTACCAGAGTCCAGGGTCAAAATGCAAACCCTGCCCTGTGGTTCACCCCTCTCCTGTTTGTGGAACTGACGGCCACACCTACTCCACCAAG TGTAAGTTAGACTACCAGGCATGCATCACAGGAAAGAAGATCGCTGTGAAGTGTCCTGGCATGTGTCCCTGCCCCTCTCAGTCTGAAGAGAGCTCTGCAGAGAAGAAAG TGTGCAGCGAGTCAGACCTGAAGGAGGTAGTGAGCCGTCTGAGAGACTGGTTCAGAGCGCTGCACGAGAATGGCAACCATAAGAGAGTCAAGATCCAGAAGCCAGAGAAGAACA AGTTTGAAGTTGGAGCGTCGCCTATATGTAAGGATCCTCTGGGATGGATGTTCTCTCGCCTGGACACAAACTTTGACCTCCAGCTCGACCAGTCGGAGATCAAGAGCCTCTATGTGGACAGGAACGAGCCGTGCTCTGATGCGTTCTTCAAATCCTGTGATACGCATGCCGACAAAGTTATAACCAGCTCGGAGTGGTGCACATGTTTCCAGAGGTACACAG ATTCCCCTTGTAAAGCAGAGCTGTCCAGTATCAACAAAAAGCAAGCGGGAAAGAAGCTGCTTg GCCAGTACCTGCCATCCTGTGATGAGGAAGGTTACTACAGGTCCCACCAGTGTCACAGCAGCAGCGGCCAGTGCTGGTGTGTGGATCGCTATGGCAACGAGGTGGCTGGCTCACGCACCCATGGTCCTGCAGACTGTG GCGTGATTTTGGAGTCTTCTGGAGACCTCGGCAGCGGAGACTCGATGTTCACTGATGACGATGAAGACTCCTTTGTCCTCAACGACCAGGCTGGAATGGACGACGAGGACGACGAGGATGAGGACGACGATGACGACAACGATGAATATCTGTcgtaa